One genomic segment of Amycolatopsis granulosa includes these proteins:
- the trpB gene encoding tryptophan synthase subunit beta, whose protein sequence is MSDEHDEHDPDERGYWGPYGGRFMPEALIGVVDEVSAEYDKARVDPDFQAQLKRLLRDYAGRPSLLTEAERFAEHAGGARIFLKREDLNHTGSHKINNVLGQALLTKRMGKKRVIAETGAGQHGVATATACALMGLECVVYMGEVDTERQALNVARMRLLGAEVVPVKTGSRTLKDAINEALRDWVANADTTHYLFGTAAGPYPFPMMVRNFHKVIGEEARAQILEQTGRLPDAVAACVGGGSNAIGIFHGFIDDPDVRLVGLEPGGEGIDGDRHGATLTKGSPGNLHGAMSYLLQDEDGQTIESHSISAGLDYPGVGPEHAWLKDSGRAEYRPITDAEAMEAFALLSRTEGIIPAIESAHALAGAIQLGRELGRNGLVVVNLSGRGDKDMDTAAQYFGLVDQS, encoded by the coding sequence ATGAGCGACGAGCACGACGAGCACGACCCCGACGAGCGTGGGTACTGGGGTCCCTACGGGGGCCGGTTCATGCCCGAGGCCCTGATCGGGGTCGTCGACGAGGTGTCCGCCGAGTACGACAAGGCACGCGTCGACCCGGACTTCCAGGCCCAGCTCAAGCGCCTGCTGCGGGACTACGCCGGACGGCCGTCGCTGCTCACCGAGGCCGAGCGGTTCGCCGAGCACGCCGGCGGGGCACGCATCTTCCTCAAGCGGGAGGACCTCAACCACACCGGCTCGCACAAGATCAACAACGTGCTGGGCCAGGCGCTGCTCACCAAGCGGATGGGCAAGAAGCGGGTCATCGCCGAGACCGGCGCGGGCCAGCACGGCGTGGCCACCGCCACCGCGTGCGCCCTGATGGGCCTGGAGTGCGTGGTCTACATGGGCGAGGTCGACACCGAGCGGCAGGCGCTGAACGTGGCGCGCATGCGCCTGCTCGGTGCCGAGGTCGTCCCGGTGAAGACCGGGTCACGCACGCTCAAGGACGCGATCAACGAGGCGCTGCGTGACTGGGTCGCCAACGCCGACACCACGCACTACCTGTTCGGCACCGCCGCCGGGCCGTACCCGTTCCCGATGATGGTGCGCAACTTCCACAAGGTCATCGGCGAGGAGGCACGTGCGCAGATCCTCGAGCAGACCGGGCGGCTGCCGGACGCGGTCGCGGCCTGCGTCGGCGGCGGCTCCAACGCGATCGGCATCTTCCACGGCTTCATCGACGACCCGGACGTCCGGCTGGTCGGCCTGGAGCCCGGCGGCGAGGGCATCGACGGCGACCGCCACGGCGCGACCCTGACCAAGGGCTCGCCGGGCAACCTGCACGGCGCGATGTCGTACCTGCTGCAGGACGAGGACGGCCAGACGATCGAGTCGCACTCGATCTCGGCCGGTCTGGACTATCCGGGCGTCGGCCCCGAGCACGCGTGGCTCAAGGACAGCGGCCGCGCCGAGTACCGGCCGATCACCGACGCCGAGGCGATGGAGGCGTTCGCCCTGCTCTCGCGCACCGAGGGCATCATCCCGGCGATCGAGTCGGCCCACGCGCTGGCCGGTGCGATCCAGCTCGGCCGTGAGCTCGGCCGGAACGGTCTGGTCGTGGTCAACCTGTCGGGCCGCGGCGACAAGGACATGGACACGGCCGCGCAGTACTTCGGATTGGTGGACCAGTCGTGA
- the trpA gene encoding tryptophan synthase subunit alpha produces the protein MSLAELFAQTRGDGRAALVGYLPAGYPTVPGSKDLFAALLDGGADLVEIGVPYSDPVMDGPTIQLAADAALKNGFRLRHLFEVVESVSARGGRAVVMTYWNPVRRYGVEKFARDLAAAGGLGLITPDLIPEEAGEWTAASTRHGLDRIFLVAPSSSEERIDLTVKACSGFVYAAAVMGVTGARDQVSSDGAELVRRTRAHTDLPIGVGLGVRSREQAAAIAGYADAVIVGSALVSAAAGGTEPVHALAGELAEGVRQAVAPA, from the coding sequence GTGAGCCTGGCGGAACTGTTCGCCCAGACCCGCGGCGACGGCCGGGCGGCCCTGGTCGGCTACCTGCCCGCCGGCTACCCGACCGTGCCCGGTTCGAAGGATCTGTTCGCGGCCCTGCTCGACGGCGGCGCGGACCTCGTCGAAATCGGCGTGCCGTACTCCGATCCGGTGATGGACGGGCCGACGATCCAGCTCGCCGCGGATGCGGCGCTGAAGAACGGTTTCCGGCTGCGCCACCTGTTCGAGGTGGTCGAGTCGGTGTCGGCTCGTGGTGGCCGCGCGGTCGTGATGACCTACTGGAACCCGGTGCGCCGGTACGGGGTCGAGAAGTTCGCGCGTGACCTCGCCGCCGCGGGTGGCCTCGGGCTCATCACGCCGGACCTGATCCCGGAGGAGGCCGGCGAGTGGACGGCGGCGTCCACGCGGCACGGTCTGGACCGCATCTTCCTGGTCGCGCCGTCGTCGTCGGAGGAGCGGATCGACCTGACGGTCAAGGCGTGCTCCGGGTTCGTCTACGCCGCGGCGGTCATGGGCGTCACGGGTGCCCGCGACCAGGTGAGCAGCGACGGTGCCGAGCTGGTCCGCCGCACCCGGGCGCACACCGATCTGCCGATCGGCGTGGGGCTGGGTGTCCGGTCCCGGGAGCAGGCCGCCGCGATCGCCGGGTACGCCGATGCGGTGATCGTGGGATCGGCGCTGGTGTCGGCCGCGGCCGGCGGCACCGAACCGGTGCACGCGCTGGCCGGTGAGCTCGCCGAGGGTGTGCGGCAGGCCGTCGCTCCGGCGTGA
- a CDS encoding MOSC domain-containing protein gives MTLGTVLSVNLGSKRELREADLGVTGIDKRPVAGPVAVAAPGPRGVGASGVAGDVVCDLRHHGGDDQAVYVYAREDLDVWAGELGRDLAPGVFGENLTTTGLDVTGALIGERWRVGESLLLEVTSPRIPCRTFAAWLGERGWVKTFTRRAVPGAYFRVLEPGSVRPGDVVRVLSRPDHGVTIGMTFRAFTTEPSLLPRLAGVDALPEYDRRKVRRAVERQEASAG, from the coding sequence ATGACCCTGGGGACGGTGCTGTCGGTCAACCTCGGCTCGAAGCGGGAGCTGCGCGAAGCCGACCTCGGCGTCACCGGGATCGACAAGCGGCCCGTCGCCGGTCCCGTCGCGGTGGCCGCGCCGGGACCGCGCGGCGTCGGTGCCAGCGGGGTCGCCGGCGACGTGGTGTGCGACCTGCGCCACCACGGCGGCGACGACCAGGCGGTGTACGTGTACGCGCGGGAAGACCTGGACGTCTGGGCCGGGGAGCTGGGCCGCGATCTGGCCCCGGGCGTGTTCGGCGAGAACCTGACCACGACGGGACTCGACGTGACCGGTGCGCTGATCGGGGAGCGGTGGCGGGTCGGGGAGTCGCTGCTGCTGGAGGTGACCTCGCCGCGGATTCCGTGCCGGACGTTCGCCGCCTGGCTGGGCGAGCGCGGGTGGGTGAAGACCTTCACCCGGCGGGCGGTGCCGGGGGCCTACTTCCGGGTGCTGGAGCCCGGGTCCGTGCGGCCCGGGGACGTGGTGCGGGTGCTGTCGCGGCCGGACCACGGCGTGACGATCGGCATGACGTTCCGGGCGTTCACCACGGAACCTTCGCTGCTGCCGCGGCTGGCCGGCGTGGACGCCCTCCCGGAATACGACAGGCGCAAGGTCCGCCGCGCAGTGGAGCGGCAGGAAGCGTCCGCGGGCTAG
- the lgt gene encoding prolipoprotein diacylglyceryl transferase, which yields MNSASAVFLATIPSPDRGVWHLGPIPIRAYALCIIAGIVLAIWWGDRRWVQRGGTKGTVVDIAVWAVPFGLVGGRLYHVITDSWRYFGAGKDPIKALYIWDGGLGIWGAIALGAVGAWIGCRRKGVPLPAMADAIAPGIVAAQAVGRLGNYFNQELYGGHTTLPWGLEIYQRFDPANPAIPDQGPGGIAFGHIPLADSPVHPTFLYELIWNLLVAALVVYADRRLRLGHGRAFALYVAGYTLGRFWIELMRTDDASHILGLRVNTWTSILVFAGALVYFFAARRRGPREEPETLRSKGDEPAEPVASSEATDRE from the coding sequence GTGAATTCCGCCTCGGCTGTGTTCCTCGCAACGATCCCGAGCCCGGACCGCGGCGTCTGGCACCTGGGGCCGATCCCGATCCGCGCCTACGCCCTCTGCATCATCGCGGGCATCGTCCTCGCCATCTGGTGGGGCGACCGCCGCTGGGTGCAGCGCGGTGGCACGAAGGGCACGGTCGTGGACATCGCCGTGTGGGCCGTGCCGTTCGGGCTGGTCGGCGGCCGTCTCTACCACGTCATCACCGACTCGTGGCGGTACTTCGGCGCGGGCAAGGACCCGATCAAGGCGCTCTACATCTGGGACGGCGGTCTCGGTATCTGGGGCGCGATCGCCCTCGGCGCGGTCGGCGCGTGGATCGGCTGCCGCCGCAAGGGCGTGCCCCTGCCGGCCATGGCGGACGCGATCGCCCCGGGCATCGTCGCCGCGCAGGCCGTCGGGCGGCTCGGCAACTACTTCAACCAGGAACTCTACGGCGGGCACACGACGCTGCCCTGGGGCCTGGAGATCTACCAGCGCTTCGACCCGGCCAACCCCGCCATCCCGGACCAGGGTCCGGGCGGCATCGCGTTCGGGCACATCCCGCTCGCCGACAGCCCGGTGCACCCGACGTTCCTGTACGAGCTGATCTGGAACCTGCTCGTCGCGGCACTGGTCGTGTACGCCGACCGGCGGCTGCGCCTGGGCCACGGCCGCGCGTTCGCCCTGTACGTCGCGGGGTACACGCTGGGCCGCTTCTGGATCGAGCTGATGCGCACCGACGACGCCAGCCACATCCTCGGGCTGCGGGTCAACACCTGGACGTCGATCCTGGTCTTCGCCGGCGCGCTGGTCTACTTCTTCGCCGCCCGGCGCCGTGGGCCGCGTGAGGAGCCGGAGACCTTGCGCAGCAAGGGTGACGAACCGGCCGAGCCGGTGGCGAGCAGCGAGGCCACCGACCGCGAGTAG
- a CDS encoding ATP-binding cassette domain-containing protein has translation MTALSLRGMRSGYGGCPVLDAVSVDVPEGGWLAIVGPNGAGKSTVLKTVAGLLPAQGEVRIGGRDAVPRKELARIVGYAPQDPAVPAGLTVTDYVLLGRTPHLGLLARESRADLSIVEEVLTRLDLAGLAGRRMDRLSGGERQRAVLARVLAQRASLLLLDEPTTGLDLGHAQALLELIDRLRREDGITVVSTLHDLTFAAQYADQLLLLDRGRAVAAGSPAQVLTAEALAEYYGASAEVHTTGRGGLAVLPIRPVPVPEDPFVQPGPS, from the coding sequence GTGACCGCACTGTCGTTGCGGGGAATGCGGTCCGGGTACGGCGGCTGCCCGGTGCTGGACGCCGTTTCGGTCGACGTGCCGGAGGGCGGATGGCTGGCGATCGTCGGCCCGAACGGCGCCGGGAAGTCCACTGTGCTCAAAACCGTCGCCGGGCTCCTTCCGGCACAAGGGGAAGTGCGCATCGGCGGCCGGGACGCGGTGCCGCGCAAGGAACTCGCCCGGATCGTCGGCTATGCGCCGCAGGATCCGGCTGTGCCCGCGGGACTGACGGTCACCGACTACGTGCTGCTCGGCCGCACACCCCATCTCGGCCTGCTGGCCAGGGAAAGCCGGGCCGACCTGTCCATTGTGGAGGAGGTGCTGACGCGCCTGGACCTGGCCGGGCTGGCCGGCCGCCGGATGGACAGGCTCTCCGGCGGCGAGCGGCAGCGCGCGGTGCTGGCGCGGGTGCTGGCGCAGCGGGCGAGCCTGCTGCTGCTCGACGAGCCCACCACCGGCCTGGATCTCGGGCACGCGCAGGCGCTGCTGGAGCTGATCGACCGGCTCCGGCGTGAGGACGGCATCACGGTGGTCTCGACGCTGCACGACCTGACCTTCGCCGCCCAGTACGCCGATCAGCTGCTGCTGCTCGACCGCGGCCGGGCGGTCGCCGCCGGATCCCCGGCGCAGGTGCTCACGGCCGAAGCGCTGGCGGAGTACTACGGCGCGTCCGCCGAGGTGCACACCACCGGCCGGGGCGGGCTGGCCGTGCTGCCGATCCGTCCCGTGCCCGTGCCGGAGGACCCGTTCGTCCAGCCCGGGCCCAGCTAG
- a CDS encoding iron chelate uptake ABC transporter family permease subunit, which produces MPDTRTRLRAAVLLTGLLVLAAALIGAVLAGASDLGWQRVLAELWAQVIGGRSPLSAREAAIVWQLRVPRVLLAGIVGAALAVSGATFQGVFRNPLADPYLLGAAAGAGMAATLVVVLAPAVTGWVVGPLPLAAFAGALGGVGLSWLVGRSAGRGTSTLLLAGVAVASFLTAVQTFAQQLNTDTIRQVYTWMLGGLTVSGWREVAIAVPYVAVAAVVLCLSARLLDVLALGDAEAASLGLRPGRIRLVVLAAASLATAAAVSVSGLIGFVGIVVPHVVRLLAGASYRVVIPLSLIGGAAFLVLADQLARTIMPGELPLGVVTAFTGAPFFAWILRSSRRGLS; this is translated from the coding sequence GTGCCTGACACCCGGACGCGGCTGCGCGCAGCGGTGCTGCTCACCGGTCTGCTGGTGCTCGCGGCCGCGCTGATCGGCGCGGTCCTCGCGGGCGCGAGCGACCTGGGCTGGCAGCGCGTGCTCGCCGAGCTCTGGGCACAGGTCATCGGCGGCCGGTCGCCGCTGTCGGCACGGGAAGCGGCGATCGTGTGGCAGCTGCGCGTGCCGCGGGTGCTGCTCGCCGGGATCGTCGGCGCCGCGCTCGCGGTCTCCGGCGCCACGTTCCAGGGCGTGTTCCGCAATCCGCTCGCCGATCCCTACCTGCTCGGCGCCGCGGCCGGGGCGGGCATGGCGGCCACGCTGGTCGTCGTGCTCGCCCCCGCGGTCACCGGCTGGGTGGTGGGTCCGCTGCCGCTGGCGGCGTTCGCCGGTGCGCTCGGCGGGGTCGGGCTGAGCTGGCTGGTCGGCCGGTCCGCGGGCCGCGGCACGAGCACGCTGCTGCTGGCCGGGGTCGCGGTCGCGTCGTTCCTCACCGCGGTGCAGACGTTCGCGCAGCAGTTGAACACGGACACGATCCGGCAGGTCTACACGTGGATGCTCGGCGGGCTCACGGTGAGTGGCTGGCGCGAGGTCGCGATCGCGGTGCCGTACGTGGCGGTCGCGGCGGTCGTGCTGTGCCTGTCGGCGCGGCTGCTCGACGTGCTCGCCCTCGGCGACGCCGAGGCCGCCTCGCTGGGGCTGCGGCCGGGACGCATCCGGCTGGTCGTGCTCGCGGCGGCGTCGCTGGCGACCGCGGCCGCGGTGTCGGTGAGCGGGCTCATCGGGTTCGTCGGGATCGTGGTGCCACACGTGGTGCGCCTGCTCGCCGGAGCGAGCTACCGCGTGGTGATCCCGCTGTCGCTGATCGGCGGGGCGGCGTTCCTGGTGCTGGCCGACCAGCTGGCGCGCACCATCATGCCCGGCGAACTGCCGCTGGGTGTGGTCACCGCGTTCACCGGGGCGCCGTTCTTCGCCTGGATCCTGCGCTCGTCACGGAGGGGGTTGTCGTGA
- a CDS encoding helical backbone metal receptor: MFRRFAPLLALLLVLTGCATRPPETSAAPPDTEGAFPVTVAAPGAPAVTLDRQPQRIVSLSPSATETLFALGAGPQVVAVDSASDYPAQAPHTQLSGLNPDPEAIAAYHPDLVVVYADPTGLADALAKIGTKTLVMPDAKTLDDAYAQFQALGKATGHQAEGESLARQTRDDIDKVVADTRKPARPLSYYWELDPTYYSATSATFIGQVLTRFGLTDIADGTDPKANGGYPQLSAERILQANPDLVFLADSKCCGQSAQTVAARPGWNTLTAVQRNQVIALDDDIASRWSPRIVELVRTVADAVAKAGA, from the coding sequence GTGTTCCGTCGTTTCGCACCGCTCCTCGCGCTGCTGCTCGTCCTGACCGGGTGCGCCACCCGGCCGCCGGAGACTTCCGCCGCACCGCCGGACACCGAGGGTGCCTTCCCCGTCACCGTCGCCGCCCCCGGCGCCCCGGCCGTGACGCTGGACCGGCAGCCGCAGCGCATCGTGTCGCTGTCCCCGTCGGCCACCGAGACGTTGTTCGCGCTCGGCGCCGGGCCCCAGGTGGTCGCCGTCGACTCGGCGTCCGACTACCCCGCGCAGGCCCCGCACACCCAGCTGTCCGGGCTGAACCCCGATCCCGAGGCGATCGCCGCCTACCACCCCGACCTGGTCGTCGTCTACGCCGACCCCACCGGGCTGGCCGACGCCCTGGCGAAGATCGGCACGAAGACGCTGGTGATGCCGGACGCCAAGACCCTCGACGACGCCTACGCGCAGTTCCAGGCGCTGGGCAAGGCGACCGGGCACCAGGCCGAGGGCGAAAGCCTGGCGCGGCAGACGCGGGACGACATCGACAAGGTCGTCGCGGACACCCGCAAGCCGGCGCGGCCGCTGTCGTACTACTGGGAGCTGGACCCGACGTACTACAGCGCGACCTCGGCCACCTTCATCGGCCAGGTGCTCACCCGGTTCGGGCTGACCGACATCGCCGACGGGACCGACCCGAAGGCGAACGGCGGCTACCCGCAACTGTCGGCCGAGCGCATCCTGCAGGCCAACCCGGATCTCGTCTTCCTCGCCGACAGCAAGTGCTGCGGGCAGAGCGCGCAGACGGTCGCCGCGCGGCCGGGCTGGAACACCCTGACCGCCGTGCAGCGCAACCAGGTGATCGCGCTCGACGACGACATCGCCTCCCGGTGGAGCCCGCGCATCGTCGAACTCGTCCGGACCGTGGCGGACGCGGTGGCGAAGGCCGGTGCCTGA